The genomic interval GTCAAAGGCTCGAGCCCCACACTGGGCGCCAAATgccccgaccggcaggacacatcaacgtgggcagcgaacctagatggggaggaatgaagggacaagagacacgaagggtgacagcaagacaaaagttctgatcaagctgcaaacttttattgttcacacaggggtatttatgggctggggatggggggagctctcttatcggcagttgctagaagtcttcacaaggcgagatagcgcaggatgtctcagggagatggatggctgcagggtgtctcccaggcgagatgtctcctagggggctgtttcttgtaactgtcaggctattctttgaaggagaactcccttttggtccctggcactgtcaggctattctttgaaggagaactcccttttggtccctggcaagAAACATAAGAAAAAGCTTGCAGAAGGAGGATTGGGGGGAAAGAGAATTTGCTTTGTTCATTCatactagaaatatttattactcATCCACTATGAGCCAGGCACTGTTAGAAATCCTATCAATGCCTGGCtcataagggctggggatgtggctcaaggggtagcgcgctcgcctggcatgtgtgcggcccaggttcaatcctcagcaccacatatgaacaaAAGATGTAtccgctgaaaaactaaaaaaaaaaaaaaggttaaaaattctctctctctttctctttaaaaaaaaaaagaaatcctatcAATATGGCAGTGAGTAGAATATTAAATTGAGTCACACACATTTGACTGCTTTTGACCCTCAGAGAAGACAGTCTCATGTTTCAGCCTATCAACAAAGTGCCTGAATGCAGTGAGTACTACAAGTTAGGCTCCTCAGACCTCAGGCATCTTCTGGCTGATGCACATCCCTTGGTTGATAGAGCAATTTGTGTAGCCAACTAGTATTTTCTAGGGATAATAATGAACCTATTGACCTATCTAACATTTATTGATGGCTTGTTAACTGTAAGCTAtactcaaattattttgttttaattcacttCATTGTCTCAACAGTCTTAAATAGGCTCTGCTATTAATCCCACTTTATAGCTGAAAAGGTAGAGGGTCAGCAAATTATCTGAAGAATAAACTTAATGAAGCTTGAAGTGAGACTAAAGGAGAGCTTCAGTTTGTGAATTCAGCTCACCATCCTGCAGCCGCCTTGAGTCGACTGCCCCAGAGGAACGCCAGTCAGTCTTTCCTGCATAGTTTCCCAGCAAACTAGAAGTAAACCAAAGCTTTGCAGTGGTGTGTGGAACTTTACAACTTGACCCTGCCCAAGGAATGTACACAACTCCTCCATATTAATTCAAGACTTGCCAGTTGCAGTCCAGCCAGAATGGAGTTGCTTTTGTCTTAATTCACCTAAATACTCTCCTTCTGACCCAAACTGCAGGGATCCTTGCTGCTGTCCAGAACCATGCTTCTGTCAATAATTCCTCAAAAAGTTGCACTCTATGCAATCCTGGATCTGTCTAACTCTCCTGTTCTTACTCTTCTAACTCTTTAATCTCATggcatgggggggggggttgatCTCAGGTACAAGGACTGAGTTGTTCTGGAACACTGAGGCAGCGCAGACAGGGGACAATGAGGAAGGAAAATGGGAATGGGCCACATTTCTGGAGCCTCACATTTAGAAGCTTCTCATACATGAAATCCTAAGCTCACAAGCTTCTTGGGTAGAAGTGATAGATAATAGAAGTGAGCAATGGGAGCCGAATGTTGACACATTTCTTGAGTCTGAATTACTCTGCTgacccccccgccccccatgcTTTCTTTTAAAGGGCAGTTTACCTGCGGCCTTGTCCTGGCTTAAGTAAATAAGCTATGCTACATTCTCAGCAAAAATCTGTTATCTGCAGAAGAAATTCATGAGCTTTACGTCGACCAAAGATTCCGGGGCTCAAAGATGCAGGATCTCACTGGCTTGGCCTCTGCTCATTCCTGGGAACCTTCCTTACTACCTTTAAAGGGACCGAGGCTTCCGGGGTCTGACATCTGCGTTTCCGGATTTAAGAGCTTTCCAAATTCAGCCTGTTTCAAACTCCTTAAAAATTCCCGGTTCTGTGGAACGTACGCCTTCTTCGCAGGAGGAGATCCAGTACacgtatttttcttattttcgtTTTCCCAAATAAATTCCGCCTACTCCTGTGTGCGTCCCACTCGCGATTCTTTCTTGCTAGATTGCAAAGAACGGGCGGTCTTTAGGACCCTGCGCGCGTCCTGTCTTCCCAGTCGGTCCCCCGCAAACGCTTTCTGCCGGGCGTGGGCAGCTCCCGCCGCTCGGGGACCGCGCTCGGCGAGGTGAGCGGGGACTTCCCCAGCTGCTTCGGCTCCCGGGATGCGGGCGGCTAGCCCCGTAAAGCCAGGACCGCATGCAAAATGCCAAGGCGAAGAGCAGACCTAGAGGAAGAGAATGTTGCACACGATGGGAAATCAAGACGTGCACCGTCCCTCGGTTGACCAGGGCTCTCGGGTGAGCCCCGAGTGGAGCAAGGACAGGGCTCGGGAAGACTTGAGCACGCTTGGGCGAAGCTGTGATGCCCAGTCTCAGGCAGAGTTGGGCTTGATGGAGCAGGACAGCCACAGAACTCTGATCCAAACAGCATTATATTCAAATAAAACCGCAGTGCTAAACTAGTTTACTCCGTCGTTCCCTCTTCAAATGTCCTTTGGATCTTTATGGTTAGAAATAATGAGTCAACCTCTGAGAAATCTGTGTTCTAATAAACCAGAGTACTAGTGTTTGCATTACTATTAGAGGCATTTATACCAATTCCTCGCATTAATTGCATTGTTTCTATGCTTCAGTAAAGACACCATACCTGCTGTAAACTCATGGTCAAAGTCctcccgattttttttttttttttttttttttttacttcaatggaggagagagaggagagaattcaCCTTGGGAACCGGGCCCAATGtaacaatttagaaaatttgcACAATGGATCAATTTTAACATGTAGCTATTACTCAGTTGTAATGGTTGAATTTTATTATGATGAAAATGTAAAACGGTGGTGTAAGATGAAAGTGGAAAAAGCAGCTTGAGTTGAATAGGCTGAAGTAGCTTGTAGGACATGTGGAAGCTTTTCAAAGCCACTGGTGCCACTGGTGCCACTGGCCAGACCAACTGGACCAGGTCATGACCTGAGAGAAGATGGTCCCTCCTCCGGCGCACTATGCCCAGATCCTGAGAAAGCCAAGGAATAACAGCTAACTTCCCAAATACCCAAGGGGCTGCGAAGGCCTCTCTTGAAATGGCCAACTCGGTTTCAGAAGCGAGAAGGAACTGCTGCGGCCAATGTTAAACAAGAGACAGAGAACTCCAGGAAGGGCCAGGTAAAGGAGGGAATGGTAGCGCAGAACATTATGAAGTTGGACGGAGAAACTTTTAAATATGTCTCTTCCTAGAATCTGCAGTTTAAGCAccgcccccccttttttttttccttgaaaacgTGGGACGGGCTTTCTCTGGGATTTCTCTGAGCTTGTGCCACTGGCTTGGGAAGTTCTCAAACAGGTCCGAAACTCTGCTATATATATCATAGCTCAGAGGTTAGAGCGTCAGTGTCTGTTCATTTTGGCGGGATGTCTGGTCGCGGCAAGGGAGGCAAAGGCCTGGGCAAGGGCGGCGCCAAGCGCCACCGCAAGGTGCTGCGCGACAACATCCAGGGCATCACCAAGCCCGCCATCCGCCGCCTGGCCCGCCGTGGCGGCGTCAAGCGCATCTCCGGGCTCATCTACGAGGAGACCCGCGGCGTGCTCAAGGTGTTCCTGGAGAACGTGATCCGCGACGCCGTCACCTACACGGAGCACGCCAAGCGCAAGACGGTCACGGCCATGGACGTGGTCTACGCGCTCAAGCGCCAGGGCCGCACCCTCTACGGCTTCGGCGGCTGAGCGTCCTGGTGTCGCCACCGCCTGCTTTCCCCAACTAAAGGCCCTTTTCAGGGCCGCCCACTCCCGCGGAGGGGCCGCAGCACCGACAGGTTCGCCTAAACTCGGGCGCCCACCCCGACCCCGCGTCCTCGGTTAAGGTGAAGCGGATCCTCCCTGAGCACCGGGGCTTCGGGGCTCCTCTTCTGCTGCAGAAGGGGTGGGTGGGCTATTAATGGTCTCACTGACCCTTTTTCTCTACCGTCGTTGGTAGGTTGAAGGTCTTGAAAGCCAAGTGGTTCTGAGACCAATGTTAAAATTGGGAAGCCATCAAAGGGTTCCAACAAAGTCACATAAACACGAGGTCACATTTGAGAACTGTGTTAAGATATGGGGTGCCCTTGCCTCACCAAGGCAGCCTTTAAGACAAAAGGAGCAGCTCTTTATACCATGATAAACATCTTGTAACCCCTTTAGTGGATGCCTGTGATAGGCTTCACATTCTGGATTAGTGCTTATTTAATGAAACTTCATTGTATTTGGACTTTTCTGGACTGGgaggttttgtttgttattttccttacatatggtaagtttttttttttttaaaacctaattGTGATAATTTCCATTGATTTGTTGAATAATTTTGGTTTAATCAGCGCTAAAGAGAAACTATTATATTGCACAtactttaagtgtttttttttttttatatcattttaaaatctggCTTAGAAATCTGACCTTTGCTTACTGCCCGATGTAGTGAAGCATCATAAC from Ictidomys tridecemlineatus isolate mIctTri1 chromosome 8, mIctTri1.hap1, whole genome shotgun sequence carries:
- the LOC101957180 gene encoding histone H4, translating into MSGRGKGGKGLGKGGAKRHRKVLRDNIQGITKPAIRRLARRGGVKRISGLIYEETRGVLKVFLENVIRDAVTYTEHAKRKTVTAMDVVYALKRQGRTLYGFGG